A region from the Vicia villosa cultivar HV-30 ecotype Madison, WI linkage group LG3, Vvil1.0, whole genome shotgun sequence genome encodes:
- the LOC131657604 gene encoding uncharacterized protein LOC131657604, which translates to MAASSHLNTKSNFHGRSISLPSRPHPLILKCNDHLETLLKSSNETSSSSLLCHKIDGLRDLIEYVENLIQLPLTQDALIHEKQENWVNNLLDGSLRLLDVCSAAKDSVIHTKECTRELQSIIRRRGGGAEVTAEAKKFLTSRKVVKKAIAKALTNLKGNTKNCTMLSTNKDHQTVTLIKLLQDIEVATLSTFQTILQFISGATQSKSNKWGSISKLIQSNRVACSQLTDESEFAQVDAALQSFLFTKTRKVEGINDLQSHLEKTESCIQDLEEGLEFLFRRLIKIRVSLLNTLNN; encoded by the coding sequence atggcaGCTTCTTCCCATTTGAACACAAAATCCAATTTCCACGGTCGCTCAATCAGCTTGCCATCTAGACCACACCCACTCATTCTTAAATGCAATGATCATTTGGAGACCTTATTAAAGTCTTCAAATGAAACTTCCTCATCATCCTTACTTTGCCATAAGATCGATGGCTTGCGAGATTTGATCGAGTATGTTGAAAATTTGATTCAACTGCCACTAACACAAGATGCACTTATCCATGAGAAACAAGAAAATTGGGTAAATAACCTCTTGGATGGATCCTTAAGGCTCTTAGATGTTTGTAGTGCAGCCAAAGATTCTGTAATTCATACAAAAGAGTGCACAAGGGAACTTCAATCCATCATAAGAAGAAGAGGAGGCGGAGCGGAGGTCACTGCCGAGGCTAAGAAATTCTTGACATCTAGAAAGGTTGTGAAAAAGGCCATCGCCAAAGCCTTGACAAATTTGAAGGGAAATACCAAAAATTGCACCATGTTATCTACAAACAAAGACCATCAAACAGTGACTTTGATTAAACTATTACAAGATATTGAAGTAGCTACACTATCTACATTTCAAACAATCCTGCAGTTTATCTCAGGAGCTACACAATCAAAGTCAAACAAATGGGGTTCCATTTCCAAGCTAATTCAGTCCAACAGAGTTGCTTGTTCACAATTGACAGATGAGAGTGAATTTGCTCAAGTGGATGCAGCATTGCAGTCTTTCCTATTTACCAAGACAAGAAAAGTTGAAGGCATCAATGATTTACAAAGCCACTTAGAGAAAACCGAGTCATGCATTCAAGACCTTGAAGAAGGGCTTGAGTTTCTGTTTAGGCGTCTTATTAAAATCAGAGTCTCACTTCTAAATACCCTCAACAATTAG